The Paenibacillus uliginis N3/975 genome has a window encoding:
- a CDS encoding MBL fold metallo-hydrolase produces the protein MEITLMGTASAASGAGRDNTYLLIRNEEDCTMVDVGGNPLGKLKQLQVSTHQVKRVVFTHLHIDHIYGLPSLLWGMWLDHRTEPLDVYCDEGGREWLKQWLEHLQVTEWAIRFEIRIKTYIWKQQSIIAEGSEWTMSVLPGRHSVPTVGVMMIHEGKVLVYSSDTMINPCIKGLPAIDLLIHEATTARIELESHTSLEQLVSYYNWATVDRVTLVHTTDGEPYTDILEQMPEEISRKITLGQELTTVTL, from the coding sequence ATGGAGATAACACTGATGGGAACTGCTAGTGCGGCTTCCGGAGCAGGTCGTGACAATACTTATCTGCTCATACGAAACGAAGAAGATTGTACGATGGTGGATGTGGGGGGGAACCCGCTAGGGAAACTAAAACAGCTGCAAGTATCCACTCATCAGGTGAAGAGGGTTGTATTTACCCATCTTCATATAGACCATATATATGGACTTCCTTCCTTGCTGTGGGGGATGTGGCTTGACCATCGCACGGAACCGCTTGATGTGTACTGTGATGAGGGGGGCCGTGAATGGTTGAAGCAATGGCTGGAGCATTTGCAGGTGACGGAGTGGGCCATCCGGTTTGAAATACGTATCAAGACATATATATGGAAGCAGCAATCCATTATAGCCGAGGGATCGGAGTGGACGATGTCCGTATTACCGGGCAGACATAGTGTGCCAACCGTTGGCGTAATGATGATTCATGAAGGCAAAGTACTGGTCTATTCGTCGGATACGATGATAAACCCTTGCATTAAGGGGCTCCCAGCCATTGATCTTCTTATTCATGAGGCGACAACAGCACGAATAGAGCTCGAGTCTCACACGAGTCTGGAACAGCTTGTCAGCTACTACAACTGGGCGACAGTTGACCGCGTGACTCTTGTCCATACGACCGATGGTGAACCTTATACAGACATCCTTGAGCAGATGCCAGAGGAGATTTCCCGCAAAATTACGTTGGGTCAGGAGCTGACCACCGTCACATTATAG
- a CDS encoding HAD-IIA family hydrolase: MDHFTGYIFDLDGTIYLGNQAIEGAVETIQYLQSLDKKLLFLTNKTIESRENYLKKLNGFGIKIGLNNILNPALVTIHYLQKNHNGGKVYVIGEEILKHEFRENGIEFATCPEETDVVVVSWDREFHYNHLDFAYQAIKSGASVIATHPDRTCPMPGGDVPDCGGMIGAIEGTTGMEINVVMGKPSVLTALAALDILQVDAKDCLMSGDRLETDILMGNNAGMSTALVLTGVTQQEDLSVVQVKPTYVLNSVHDIYRNSSLQNA; encoded by the coding sequence ATGGATCATTTTACAGGTTATATATTCGATTTGGATGGAACGATCTATCTTGGGAATCAAGCGATTGAAGGCGCAGTAGAAACCATTCAATATTTGCAATCGCTGGATAAGAAGCTGCTCTTCTTAACGAACAAGACCATCGAGTCCAGAGAAAATTATTTGAAGAAGCTGAACGGATTCGGCATTAAGATTGGCTTGAACAATATACTGAATCCTGCACTTGTTACGATTCATTATTTGCAAAAGAATCATAACGGAGGAAAAGTGTACGTCATTGGAGAAGAGATATTAAAGCATGAGTTCCGTGAGAACGGAATTGAATTTGCCACATGTCCTGAGGAAACCGATGTGGTGGTCGTCTCTTGGGATCGGGAATTCCATTATAATCATCTGGATTTCGCCTACCAAGCGATTAAAAGTGGTGCGAGTGTTATCGCCACCCACCCGGACCGGACCTGTCCAATGCCCGGCGGCGATGTGCCTGATTGCGGCGGGATGATTGGAGCCATTGAAGGAACGACCGGCATGGAAATCAACGTGGTCATGGGTAAACCTTCGGTGTTAACGGCACTGGCTGCTCTGGATATATTACAGGTTGATGCGAAGGATTGCCTGATGTCGGGAGACCGGCTGGAGACTGATATTTTGATGGGTAACAATGCGGGAATGAGTACCGCACTCGTCCTTACAGGCGTAACCCAGCAGGAGGATTTATCAGTTGTTCAGGTAAAGCCGACGTATGTACTGAATTCTGTCCATGATATTTACCGGAACAGCAGTTTGCAAAACGCGTAA
- a CDS encoding glycerol-3-phosphate responsive antiterminator — protein MKTNVKASVNGAQRIAYCLKRKPIITSLMNIDELPSVLETDSNIVFILKTDIFVIESIVEQIREAGKLSFVHFDLIDGIGKDKMGVAYLAEKVGIDGIVTTKNTAIVEAKKLGLLTVQRLFVFDSVSLDNGIKMTKASDPDAIEVLPGMVCQRIMDRIRMEVDVPVIAGGLMIDLEDFDTALKSGVIGISTSSKELWRWQDENMS, from the coding sequence ATGAAAACTAATGTAAAAGCTAGCGTGAATGGTGCACAACGAATTGCTTATTGTCTGAAGCGTAAACCAATTATTACTTCATTAATGAATATAGATGAACTACCTTCTGTTCTCGAGACCGATTCCAATATCGTATTCATTCTGAAAACGGACATTTTTGTCATTGAATCGATTGTTGAACAAATTCGAGAAGCGGGTAAATTGTCTTTTGTCCATTTTGATCTTATTGACGGAATTGGAAAGGACAAAATGGGTGTGGCCTACTTGGCTGAAAAGGTTGGAATCGACGGTATTGTCACAACGAAAAATACAGCGATCGTTGAGGCGAAGAAGTTAGGGCTACTTACAGTGCAGCGGTTGTTCGTGTTTGACTCGGTGTCACTAGACAACGGAATCAAAATGACAAAGGCATCTGATCCGGATGCAATTGAAGTTTTGCCTGGCATGGTATGTCAGCGAATTATGGACAGAATTCGCATGGAAGTCGATGTGCCTGTTATCGCAGGCGGACTGATGATTGATCTGGAGGATTTTGATACGGCGCTGAAAAGCGGAGTCATTGGAATTTCAACTTCCAGTAAGGAGCTCTGGCGCTGGCAGGATGAGAATATGAGTTAG
- a CDS encoding MgtC/SapB family protein, with protein sequence MVIIQLDTETLLMRLLLAALLGGLIGWERERRNKQAGLKTHLLVAVGSTLIMLTSIYGFDNSLINHPNARFDPARLAAQVVSGIGFLGAGAILRRSNHIISGLTTAATLWVAAAIGLSVGSGFYWPAVITTAIVLCSTLILNKLESRFLFIKKSGSLRITIEAGDQPVQVSKITSLLQKSNMSVEQMIVNDDGAEEDSSKVTMEFRVFSFNSKGIDTLFERLWEVEGIKQVRMNWRDKE encoded by the coding sequence ATGGTTATTATACAGCTAGATACAGAAACCTTGCTAATGCGCCTGCTGCTGGCTGCATTACTTGGCGGTTTGATCGGTTGGGAGCGTGAGCGGAGAAATAAGCAGGCTGGTTTAAAGACGCATCTGCTCGTGGCTGTGGGGTCTACATTAATTATGCTTACATCCATATACGGTTTTGATAATTCGCTGATTAATCATCCGAATGCCCGATTTGATCCGGCGAGACTGGCTGCCCAAGTGGTGAGCGGTATTGGTTTTCTGGGGGCGGGTGCGATACTGCGGCGTTCCAATCATATTATTTCAGGTCTCACGACTGCGGCTACGTTATGGGTCGCGGCAGCTATTGGTCTTAGTGTGGGGTCAGGTTTTTACTGGCCTGCGGTAATCACGACGGCTATCGTTTTATGCAGCACCCTGATACTAAATAAACTGGAGTCCAGATTTTTGTTCATCAAAAAATCCGGAAGTTTGCGTATTACGATTGAAGCGGGAGACCAGCCGGTTCAGGTCAGTAAGATTACATCACTTTTGCAGAAATCAAACATGTCGGTGGAGCAAATGATCGTAAATGATGATGGGGCTGAAGAAGACTCATCGAAAGTAACGATGGAATTTCGGGTGTTTTCCTTTAACAGCAAAGGGATCGATACTTTATTTGAAAGATTGTGGGAGGTCGAAGGTATTAAGCAGGTCCGCATGAATTGGAGGGATAAAGAATAG